A genomic region of Pseudomonas sp. KU43P contains the following coding sequences:
- the tssM gene encoding type VI secretion system membrane subunit TssM, with translation MNKIKYYCLRYQPYLLGVAFFLAIFLVWAIGRALGFASLHSLLAGIGVFLLLSAGYVLLLYRGAGQHHNLEALLRDDADQAVLNATPADREEVSLLRERLLQGIERLHGNAPRGTAAKDALYALPWYLVIGQPAAGKSTMILQSGLNFPYAEREGMRVAGLGGTRNCDWFFSADAVLLDTAGRYMNSPEEAGKWRGFLQLLRQHRQRRPLNGLIVSVSIADILQGSAEDQARVAKRLRERIQESCALLEVRLPIYLVFTKCDLIPGFTPFYRQLDDAARGEVMGKTFSHKHYEQADWGQRFGKAMDELCGYWQQVAGQQLVQQDIQLTRQNDAAYRFPLELAALKPRLQAFVDSLLRANPYQPAELLRGFYFTAALEAEETPWGSHGQQVAERFALQHDLGASPAGSQPAPLFINSLFRKVIIPDQHLVALYTSNRRERQRKAAWVGAASLAGLVLCSLWGWSYLNNRATLGSIADELAQARHEDQANLGQYAAWHSLDRLRFWAGHYYRQHHDQAVPLGMRLGLYQGHKVEPVLRTRYFATLQNVMLKPTADNLTRTLYLLTTLKVYQRNSPVLQPVSGVDSVEAEALPHDNRAQSIADFGKAALDTYVMLSPAQREKADPAFLKAHMPDYWYPAIARHTGKTMASSAADSAANQDYAYASRQIVFYADQIREPDVPRILDNAFLMSSSRNYINSLLTQSLRSIETITLESDTLFAFARADFQSLKSEGQNQLSAIASKLLNTPNIGKIVISGHADQLGDAQGNLQVSRQRAQTIRTYLVGKGVPAELVSAQGEGSRKPLVNCDMQQPRAQLIKCLEPNRRVEIEVRGLN, from the coding sequence ATGAACAAGATCAAGTACTACTGCCTGCGCTACCAACCCTACCTGCTGGGGGTGGCCTTCTTCCTGGCGATCTTCCTGGTCTGGGCCATCGGCCGGGCCCTGGGCTTCGCCTCGCTGCACAGCCTGCTGGCGGGTATCGGCGTGTTCCTGTTGCTGTCGGCAGGCTACGTACTGTTGCTGTACCGCGGCGCGGGCCAGCACCACAACCTCGAAGCCCTGCTGCGCGATGACGCCGACCAGGCGGTACTCAACGCCACGCCCGCCGACCGCGAAGAGGTCAGCCTGCTGCGCGAACGCCTGCTGCAGGGCATTGAGCGCCTGCACGGCAACGCCCCGCGCGGCACAGCGGCCAAGGATGCGCTCTACGCCCTGCCCTGGTACCTGGTGATCGGCCAGCCGGCGGCGGGCAAGAGCACCATGATCCTGCAGTCGGGGCTCAACTTCCCGTACGCCGAGCGTGAAGGCATGCGGGTCGCGGGGCTGGGCGGCACGCGCAACTGCGACTGGTTCTTCAGCGCCGATGCGGTACTGCTGGACACCGCCGGGCGCTACATGAACAGCCCCGAAGAAGCCGGCAAGTGGCGCGGCTTCCTGCAGCTGCTGCGCCAGCATCGCCAGCGCCGGCCGCTCAATGGCCTGATCGTCAGCGTAAGCATCGCCGACATCCTGCAGGGTTCTGCCGAGGACCAGGCGCGGGTGGCCAAGCGCCTGCGCGAGCGCATCCAGGAAAGCTGCGCATTGCTGGAAGTGCGCCTGCCGATCTACCTGGTGTTCACCAAGTGCGACCTGATCCCCGGCTTCACCCCCTTCTACCGCCAGTTGGACGACGCGGCGCGTGGCGAGGTGATGGGCAAGACCTTCTCGCACAAGCACTACGAACAGGCCGACTGGGGCCAGCGTTTCGGCAAGGCGATGGACGAGCTCTGCGGCTACTGGCAACAGGTGGCAGGCCAGCAGCTGGTGCAGCAGGACATCCAGCTGACCCGGCAGAACGATGCCGCCTACCGCTTCCCGCTGGAGCTGGCCGCGCTCAAGCCGCGCCTGCAAGCGTTCGTCGACAGCCTGCTGCGGGCCAACCCGTACCAGCCTGCCGAGCTGCTGCGCGGCTTCTACTTCACCGCCGCCCTGGAGGCCGAAGAGACCCCGTGGGGCAGCCACGGCCAGCAGGTCGCCGAGCGCTTCGCCCTGCAGCACGACCTCGGCGCCAGCCCTGCCGGCAGCCAGCCCGCGCCGCTGTTCATCAACAGCCTGTTCCGCAAGGTGATCATCCCTGACCAGCACCTGGTGGCGCTGTACACCAGCAATCGCCGCGAGCGCCAGCGCAAGGCCGCCTGGGTCGGCGCCGCCAGCCTGGCGGGCTTGGTACTGTGCAGCCTGTGGGGCTGGTCATACCTGAACAACCGCGCAACGCTGGGCAGCATCGCCGACGAGCTGGCCCAGGCCAGACATGAAGACCAGGCCAACCTTGGGCAGTACGCCGCCTGGCACAGCCTCGACCGCTTGCGTTTCTGGGCCGGGCACTACTACCGGCAACACCACGACCAGGCCGTGCCGCTGGGCATGCGCCTGGGCCTGTACCAGGGTCACAAGGTCGAACCAGTGCTGCGCACGCGCTATTTCGCGACCCTGCAGAACGTGATGCTCAAGCCCACCGCGGACAACCTCACCCGCACCCTGTATCTGCTGACCACGCTCAAGGTCTACCAGCGCAACAGCCCGGTGCTGCAGCCGGTCAGCGGCGTGGACAGCGTCGAGGCCGAGGCCCTGCCCCACGACAACCGCGCCCAGTCGATCGCCGACTTCGGCAAGGCGGCCCTGGACACCTACGTGATGCTCTCGCCCGCCCAGCGCGAGAAGGCCGACCCGGCGTTCCTCAAGGCGCACATGCCGGATTACTGGTACCCGGCCATCGCCCGCCACACCGGCAAGACCATGGCCAGTTCCGCCGCCGACAGCGCGGCCAACCAGGACTACGCCTATGCCAGCCGGCAGATCGTGTTCTATGCCGACCAGATCCGCGAGCCGGACGTCCCGCGCATCCTCGACAACGCCTTCCTGATGTCCAGTTCGCGCAACTACATCAACAGCCTGCTGACCCAGTCGCTGCGCTCGATCGAGACCATCACGCTGGAGTCGGACACCCTGTTCGCCTTCGCCCGCGCCGATTTCCAGAGCCTCAAGAGCGAAGGCCAGAACCAGCTGAGCGCCATCGCCAGCAAACTGTTGAACACCCCGAATATCGGCAAGATCGTGATTTCGGGCCACGCCGACCAACTGGGCGATGCCCAGGGCAACCTGCAGGTTTCCCGGCAACGGGCGCAGACCATCCGCACCTACCTGGTCGGCAAGGGCGTGCCGGCGGAACTGGTCAGCGCCCAGGGCGAAGGCAGCCGCAAGCCGCTGGTCAACTGCGACATGCAGCAACCACGGGCGCAGCTGATCAAGTGCCTGGAGCCCAACCGGCGGGTAGAAATCGAAGTGCGCGGGCTCAACTGA
- the tssJ gene encoding type VI secretion system lipoprotein TssJ: protein MYTPHPAFKRLTAAALLLALAGCGVSDRIGKRMEDSWAADMLADSEKVILTSDGGNQLNPGADGKPLSVVMRVYQLTDLERFAASDADTLWEAPEKALGNTLIDARELTLLPGIGQIDQWPLAQSTRYVGVAAFFRDEQDARWKVAFDADSLRKDGIWFSSDGLRILVDNTEITAVRGMDVLNKPPTADQLAAARQQQLQPPTAPTLGDKVQDAVVDKAADAAGESVGKAMDSTFNSLVDSVK, encoded by the coding sequence ATGTACACCCCACACCCCGCCTTCAAGCGCCTGACCGCCGCAGCCTTGCTGCTGGCACTGGCCGGTTGCGGCGTCAGCGACCGCATCGGCAAGCGCATGGAAGACAGCTGGGCCGCCGACATGCTGGCCGACAGCGAGAAGGTGATCCTCACCTCCGATGGCGGCAACCAGCTCAACCCTGGCGCCGACGGCAAGCCGCTGTCGGTGGTGATGCGGGTGTATCAGCTGACCGACCTCGAACGCTTCGCCGCCAGCGACGCCGACACCCTCTGGGAGGCGCCGGAAAAAGCCCTGGGCAACACCCTGATCGACGCCCGCGAGCTCACCTTGCTGCCGGGCATTGGCCAGATCGACCAGTGGCCACTGGCGCAAAGCACCCGCTACGTCGGCGTGGCGGCGTTCTTCCGCGATGAACAGGATGCCCGCTGGAAGGTCGCCTTCGATGCCGACTCGCTGCGCAAGGACGGCATCTGGTTCTCCTCCGACGGCCTGCGGATTCTGGTCGACAACACCGAGATCACCGCCGTGCGCGGCATGGATGTGCTGAACAAACCACCCACCGCCGACCAGCTGGCGGCCGCACGACAGCAGCAACTGCAGCCGCCCACCGCGCCAACCCTGGGCGACAAGGTGCAGGACGCGGTGGTCGACAAGGCCGCCGACGCTGCCGGGGAGTCGGTTGGCAAGGCCATGGATTCAACCTTCAATTCACTAGTGGATAGCGTCAAATGA
- the tssK gene encoding type VI secretion system baseplate subunit TssK, translating to MSKQSRVMWSEGMFLLPQHFQYQDEFHQHQLAEATLRATPFHWGVQALQVDEDALANGSLQLKRLKLVFPDGSLYDAPQHDPLPAARDLKDLLKANDLKVYAALKLPEPFGLNYVEDGQEHKAARRFRKQFDTLPDLNEGELENEITSLRLNVVLLVDGDSLDGYSHCPLAKLTRNSMGGFNLDPHFVHPTLHLGCHETLAGIGKRLLGALQAKSKALSGRRRERADQIAEFGSSDVTLFWLLNTVNRAHPQLAHLLAHPRLHPERLYLFLADLAGGLLTFTLDTQLSDIPEYDHHDPAASLVKLDEMIRVMLDNVVPNQCIVIKLTQTKPSYWQGQLHDARLAEADFYISVHADMPGASLLELVPRAVKVGSPEDIEVVVNSAMPGVTLNHAARLPNAIPVRLDNQYFAIEPHGHVYERMMNAQTICFYAPSAFTNLKLELMAVLK from the coding sequence ATGAGCAAGCAGAGCCGGGTGATGTGGTCGGAAGGCATGTTCCTGCTGCCCCAGCACTTCCAGTACCAGGATGAGTTCCACCAGCACCAGCTGGCCGAGGCGACCCTGCGCGCAACCCCCTTCCATTGGGGCGTGCAGGCGCTGCAAGTGGACGAAGACGCCCTGGCCAACGGTTCGCTGCAGCTCAAGCGCCTGAAGCTGGTGTTTCCCGACGGCAGCCTGTACGACGCGCCGCAGCACGACCCGCTGCCGGCCGCGCGCGACCTCAAGGACCTGCTCAAGGCCAACGACCTGAAGGTGTACGCTGCGCTCAAACTGCCCGAGCCGTTTGGCCTGAACTACGTCGAAGATGGCCAGGAACACAAGGCCGCACGGCGTTTTCGCAAGCAGTTCGATACCCTGCCCGACCTCAACGAAGGCGAGCTCGAGAACGAGATCACCAGCCTGCGCCTGAACGTGGTGCTGCTGGTCGATGGCGACAGCCTCGATGGCTACAGCCACTGCCCGCTGGCCAAGCTCACGCGCAACAGCATGGGCGGGTTCAACCTCGACCCGCACTTCGTTCACCCAACCCTGCACCTGGGCTGCCACGAGACCCTGGCGGGCATCGGCAAGCGCCTGCTCGGCGCGCTGCAGGCCAAGAGCAAGGCGTTGTCGGGCCGGCGCCGCGAGCGTGCCGACCAGATCGCCGAGTTCGGCTCCAGCGACGTCACCCTCTTCTGGCTGCTGAACACGGTCAACCGCGCCCACCCGCAGCTGGCGCACCTGCTGGCCCACCCGCGCCTGCACCCGGAGCGCCTGTACCTGTTCCTTGCCGACCTGGCCGGCGGGCTGCTGACCTTTACCCTGGACACCCAGCTCAGCGATATCCCCGAATACGACCACCACGACCCGGCAGCCTCGCTGGTGAAGCTCGACGAGATGATCCGGGTGATGCTCGACAACGTGGTGCCCAACCAGTGCATCGTCATCAAGCTGACCCAGACCAAACCGTCGTACTGGCAAGGCCAGCTGCACGATGCGCGCCTGGCCGAGGCCGACTTCTATATCTCGGTACACGCCGACATGCCCGGTGCCAGCCTGCTGGAGCTGGTACCGCGGGCCGTCAAGGTCGGCTCGCCGGAAGACATCGAGGTGGTGGTCAACAGCGCCATGCCCGGCGTCACCCTCAACCATGCCGCGCGCCTGCCCAACGCGATCCCGGTGCGCCTGGACAACCAGTACTTCGCCATCGAGCCCCATGGCCATGTGTACGAGCGAATGATGAACGCCCAGACCATCTGTTTCTACGCGCCCAGCGCCTTTACCAACCTCAAGCTTGAACTGATGGCGGTGCTCAAATGA
- a CDS encoding type VI secretion protein IcmF/TssM N-terminal domain-containing protein: MKTLLRLLKSFWVLLPLLWLATLLICWLVAPMVPWLRHHVPEALAIVSACFLLVIVLRQYQRIRAEHNLENLLQIEVDRSWNATGEFRDQHVLRERLKHAIAMLRTDRSAGGGGKAALSDLPWYLVLGMSAAGKTSLLTHSGLSASIATANDSESGTQHCDWYFSPDAVMIDTAGRYLRDDQSASEFAAFLRMLRKQRGKAAINGLVLVVSLPELLASNSEAREALAAQLVARVQEYAECLDANPPIYLMLSKTDQLPGFSQAFEGLDLHQRQQPLGMTFGLNEIRNQGLHAVLETRLKNLQAHIRQHVDAQMISLGASADSTLISFAQYFAELDGVLEQFLEHFTRSQHGSAPLLLRGLYFTSALQTDQQLSQVYEDAIADSFALQVAHDDAPHAGVKPAGNRSFFITDTFRRVIFPDRDLTLYQSRLGRQAAFSPLLLGLAAAAGVAFIGWQALSFANNRQWLDSLRGQLAEIEQSADREQLLAAGKGLEVLREQMATVEGHRLQGVPLRLSAGLYHGEAVHEVARSAYLAQLRSQALEPIARNLQVQMRAFNTFANGINQALEFTPAPTPKKRNDKPLAPRVAAKAQAALANTRAGAYAAKVNLATTSDAAELSATTGGLSLSEEMLGRLDEQQVASIIDAYNTLKLYLLLTEPQAHPDAAFVAASLPQAWASAATEGTPADEGVIAENAPLYVQLLEQGQAPALPRNAQLIGETRQNLKAFMISSSLVDREYLRLQLEASRQFPALSLNDLVPQPGRALLYGSAGVPAIYTRQGWEAFVKPELIKLVSGNLQNETDWVLDGEGGDAIVQKANFVREFMTRYKRDYTQAWYKMVSSVGVRHFADLASATEQLGLHSDVQNSPVKNLLAAVNDNTQWDLPVKHEMPATGNARMDGFWSKVTGLLDANDALPDAVAPSLPAVDDGSLAKRFEPVARVFAESNAEGADSTIMDRYLAALRKLKVRMNNIQRSQDVGKGSKQLIAETLEGQPSEVTTVRNYVETSVDTSQDGLSRSLQGLFSLPIQYAWETLRDPAGQQIAKAWAQQIAKPWQQVMARRYPIASGSRNEASVKDLQRFVDPDSGLLPTFKRNEIGNLSGGEGLGLGNSKGPALVNPDMLNSIDRASSVGQVIASLSDRENGFEIMLEPSSSFTDIVFTLDGQEQHYRNGRSSWSRFAWPGSSNAPGARLDVVTLTGARVTVFDFPGRWGLLRMNESARVEDLDGIQQRFSWNTASGRVSLVVRNFGGVKLTDLGDVKALSALNDRGAQ; the protein is encoded by the coding sequence ATGAAAACATTACTGCGTCTGTTGAAGAGTTTCTGGGTGCTGCTGCCGCTGCTGTGGCTGGCGACCCTGTTGATCTGCTGGCTGGTGGCACCGATGGTGCCGTGGCTGCGCCACCATGTACCGGAAGCGCTGGCGATCGTCAGCGCCTGCTTCCTGCTGGTGATCGTGCTGCGCCAGTACCAGCGTATCCGTGCCGAACACAACCTGGAGAACCTGCTGCAGATCGAGGTCGACCGCTCGTGGAACGCCACCGGCGAATTCCGTGACCAGCACGTGCTGCGCGAACGCCTCAAGCATGCCATCGCCATGCTGCGCACCGACCGCTCCGCCGGCGGTGGCGGCAAGGCCGCGCTGTCGGACCTGCCCTGGTACCTGGTGCTCGGCATGTCGGCGGCCGGCAAGACCTCGCTGCTCACCCATTCGGGCCTGTCGGCCAGCATCGCCACCGCCAATGACAGCGAAAGCGGCACCCAGCACTGCGACTGGTACTTCAGCCCAGACGCGGTGATGATCGACACCGCCGGCCGTTACCTGCGCGATGACCAGTCGGCCAGCGAGTTCGCGGCGTTCCTGCGCATGCTGCGCAAGCAGCGCGGCAAGGCGGCGATCAATGGCCTGGTGCTGGTGGTCAGCCTGCCGGAGCTGCTGGCCTCCAACAGCGAGGCGCGTGAAGCCCTGGCCGCCCAGCTGGTGGCCCGGGTGCAGGAGTACGCCGAATGCCTGGACGCCAACCCGCCGATCTACCTGATGCTGAGCAAGACCGACCAGTTGCCGGGCTTCAGCCAGGCCTTCGAGGGCCTTGACCTGCACCAGCGCCAACAACCGCTGGGGATGACCTTCGGCCTGAACGAGATCCGCAACCAGGGCCTGCACGCCGTACTTGAAACGCGTCTGAAGAACCTGCAGGCCCACATCCGCCAGCATGTCGATGCGCAGATGATCAGCCTGGGCGCGTCGGCCGACAGCACCCTGATCAGCTTCGCGCAGTATTTCGCCGAGCTCGATGGCGTGCTCGAACAGTTCCTCGAACACTTCACCCGCAGCCAGCATGGCAGCGCGCCGCTGCTGTTGCGCGGCCTGTACTTCACCAGCGCCCTGCAGACTGACCAGCAACTGAGCCAGGTGTACGAAGACGCCATCGCCGACAGCTTCGCCCTGCAGGTCGCCCATGACGACGCGCCCCACGCCGGCGTCAAGCCGGCAGGCAACCGCAGCTTCTTCATTACCGACACCTTCCGCCGGGTGATCTTCCCGGACCGCGACCTCACCCTGTACCAGTCGCGCCTGGGCCGCCAGGCGGCGTTCAGCCCGCTGCTGCTGGGCCTGGCCGCTGCAGCCGGGGTGGCGTTCATCGGCTGGCAGGCGCTGTCGTTCGCCAACAACCGTCAGTGGCTGGACAGCCTGCGCGGGCAACTGGCCGAGATCGAGCAATCGGCCGACCGCGAGCAGTTGCTGGCTGCTGGCAAAGGCCTGGAAGTGCTGCGCGAGCAGATGGCGACCGTCGAGGGCCATCGCCTGCAAGGCGTGCCGTTGCGCCTGAGCGCCGGCCTGTACCACGGCGAGGCCGTGCATGAGGTGGCGCGCAGCGCTTACCTGGCGCAACTGCGCAGCCAGGCCCTGGAGCCCATCGCACGTAACCTGCAAGTGCAGATGCGTGCCTTCAATACCTTCGCCAATGGCATCAACCAGGCACTGGAATTCACCCCGGCCCCAACACCGAAGAAACGCAACGACAAGCCACTGGCCCCCCGCGTTGCCGCCAAGGCCCAGGCCGCACTGGCCAACACCCGTGCCGGCGCCTATGCCGCCAAGGTCAACCTGGCCACCACCAGCGATGCCGCCGAACTGTCGGCCACCACCGGTGGCCTGTCACTGTCGGAAGAAATGCTCGGGCGCCTGGACGAACAGCAGGTGGCCTCGATCATCGATGCCTACAACACCCTCAAGCTGTACCTGCTGCTGACCGAGCCACAGGCCCACCCGGACGCGGCCTTCGTCGCCGCGAGCCTGCCCCAGGCCTGGGCCAGCGCCGCCACCGAGGGCACACCGGCCGACGAGGGCGTCATCGCCGAGAACGCGCCGCTGTACGTGCAACTGCTGGAACAGGGCCAGGCCCCTGCGCTGCCACGCAACGCGCAACTGATTGGCGAAACCCGGCAGAACCTCAAGGCGTTCATGATCTCCAGCTCGCTGGTCGACCGTGAGTACTTGCGCCTGCAGCTGGAAGCGAGCCGCCAGTTCCCGGCCCTGAGCCTCAACGACCTGGTGCCGCAACCTGGCCGCGCGCTGCTGTACGGCTCTGCCGGGGTACCGGCGATCTACACCCGCCAAGGCTGGGAGGCCTTCGTCAAGCCCGAGCTGATCAAGCTGGTGTCGGGCAACCTGCAGAACGAAACGGACTGGGTGCTCGATGGCGAAGGCGGCGATGCCATCGTGCAGAAGGCCAACTTCGTGCGCGAGTTCATGACCCGCTACAAACGCGACTACACCCAGGCCTGGTACAAGATGGTCAGCAGCGTCGGTGTGCGTCACTTCGCCGACCTGGCCTCGGCCACCGAACAGCTGGGGCTGCACAGCGATGTGCAGAATTCGCCGGTGAAGAACCTGCTGGCCGCGGTCAACGACAACACCCAGTGGGACCTGCCCGTCAAACATGAAATGCCGGCCACCGGTAACGCCCGGATGGACGGGTTCTGGAGCAAGGTCACCGGCCTGCTCGACGCCAATGACGCCCTGCCCGATGCCGTGGCGCCCAGCCTGCCGGCGGTCGACGACGGCAGCCTGGCCAAGCGCTTCGAGCCGGTGGCGCGGGTGTTCGCCGAAAGCAATGCCGAAGGCGCCGACAGCACCATCATGGACCGCTACCTGGCCGCGCTGCGCAAGCTCAAGGTGCGCATGAACAACATCCAGCGCTCCCAGGACGTCGGCAAGGGCAGCAAGCAGCTGATCGCCGAAACCCTGGAAGGCCAGCCGAGCGAAGTGACCACCGTGCGCAACTACGTGGAAACCAGCGTCGACACCAGCCAGGACGGCCTGTCGCGTTCGCTGCAGGGGCTGTTCAGCCTGCCCATCCAGTATGCGTGGGAAACCCTGCGTGATCCGGCCGGCCAGCAGATCGCCAAGGCCTGGGCCCAGCAGATCGCCAAGCCCTGGCAGCAGGTCATGGCCCGCCGCTACCCGATCGCCAGCGGCAGCCGCAACGAGGCCTCGGTCAAGGACCTGCAGCGCTTCGTCGACCCCGACAGCGGCCTGCTGCCGACCTTCAAGCGCAACGAGATCGGCAACCTGTCCGGTGGCGAAGGCCTGGGCCTTGGCAACAGCAAGGGACCGGCGCTGGTCAACCCCGACATGCTCAACAGCATCGACAGGGCAAGCTCGGTGGGCCAGGTGATCGCCAGCCTGTCGGACCGCGAGAACGGTTTCGAGATCATGCTCGAACCGTCGAGCAGCTTCACCGACATCGTCTTCACCCTCGACGGCCAGGAGCAGCACTACCGCAACGGCCGCAGCAGCTGGAGCCGCTTCGCCTGGCCGGGCAGCAGCAACGCCCCGGGCGCACGCCTGGACGTGGTCACCCTCACTGGCGCACGGGTCACCGTGTTCGACTTCCCGGGCCGCTGGGGCCTGCTGCGCATGAACGAAAGCGCCCGGGTCGAGGACCTGGACGGTATCCAGCAGCGCTTCAGCTGGAACACCGCCAGCGGCCGGGTCAGCCTGGTGGTGCGCAACTTCGGTGGCGTCAAGCTGACCGACCTGGGTGACGTCAAGGCGCTGAGCGCGCTCAACGACAGGGGCGCGCAATGA
- the tagF gene encoding type VI secretion system-associated protein TagF: MIGCFGKLPSSADFVSLHGAAEEVCEFDAWLQASLAAMRHREDWQALFDALPMCFFSYRARNGNWLLGGLLSSRDASDRRYPFFIFQLLKGQEGEALPNPFTLGELFSTQIKPLLHQAVQGADCATLFERIKALRPLQGQDLDLFRRVHAKFLHDFSFADVTRALQGSWPTFDGATALSRLQAAWPLLHRDFEGGIELPLPAERGLKNPTADLWQTWLTRMGGRHGGPAVSLLADDFMHPRLYGFTSRHSNTAYRLLSATADARQHLDLLGPMAPGAHGHDFDRPLEHIIDRFVDALDATPV, encoded by the coding sequence ATGATCGGCTGCTTCGGCAAGTTGCCGTCGAGCGCGGATTTCGTCAGCCTGCATGGTGCGGCTGAGGAAGTCTGCGAGTTCGATGCCTGGCTGCAGGCTTCGCTGGCGGCGATGCGCCACCGCGAAGACTGGCAGGCGCTGTTCGACGCCTTGCCGATGTGTTTCTTCAGTTACCGGGCGCGCAATGGCAACTGGCTGCTCGGTGGCCTGCTGAGCTCACGCGATGCCAGCGACCGGCGCTACCCGTTCTTCATCTTCCAGTTGCTCAAGGGCCAGGAAGGCGAGGCGCTGCCCAACCCGTTCACCCTCGGCGAGCTGTTCAGCACGCAGATCAAGCCGTTGCTGCACCAGGCGGTACAGGGTGCGGACTGCGCGACCCTGTTCGAACGCATCAAGGCCTTGCGCCCCCTACAGGGCCAGGACCTGGACCTGTTCCGTCGGGTCCATGCCAAGTTCCTGCATGACTTCAGCTTTGCCGATGTCACCCGGGCGTTGCAGGGTTCCTGGCCTACCTTCGACGGCGCCACCGCGCTGTCGCGGCTGCAGGCAGCCTGGCCGTTGCTGCACAGGGACTTCGAAGGCGGCATCGAGCTGCCGCTGCCGGCCGAACGCGGCCTGAAAAACCCCACCGCCGACCTGTGGCAGACCTGGTTGACGCGCATGGGTGGCCGCCATGGCGGCCCGGCGGTGAGCCTGCTGGCGGACGACTTCATGCACCCGCGGCTGTACGGCTTCACCTCACGCCACAGCAACACCGCCTACCGCCTGCTCAGTGCCACGGCCGATGCACGCCAGCACCTGGACCTGCTCGGCCCGATGGCGCCCGGCGCACACGGGCACGATTTCGACCGCCCCCTTGAACACATCATCGACCGCTTCGTCGATGCGTTGGATGCGACGCCTGTATGA
- the icmH gene encoding type IVB secretion system protein IcmH/DotU, with the protein MTEAVLQQGAVAAASEKPTLKDLVQDFISMALIVRKGREVTSVPAFESSIERFFTNLERDARSANYSVEQVKDTQYALCAFLDESVLRAKDNALRQHFELQPLQFRYFGVHLAGEGFFEKVEALRADVKQNLDVLEVYHLCLALGFEGKFSLGQKDQLRYLANTLGQDIARYRKPPKALSPDWALPDQVSQMLRHEVPLWVYLGLIALVCVGVYLTLDWLLDKDVAALSEQIRQLFSA; encoded by the coding sequence ATGACCGAAGCCGTACTGCAACAGGGCGCCGTCGCGGCCGCCAGCGAAAAACCGACGCTCAAGGACCTGGTCCAGGACTTCATCAGCATGGCGCTGATCGTGCGCAAGGGCCGCGAGGTGACCTCGGTGCCGGCCTTCGAAAGCAGCATCGAGCGCTTCTTCACCAACCTCGAGCGCGATGCCCGGTCGGCCAACTACAGCGTCGAGCAGGTCAAGGACACCCAGTACGCGCTGTGCGCCTTCCTCGACGAGAGCGTGCTGCGCGCCAAGGACAACGCGCTGCGCCAGCACTTCGAGCTGCAACCGTTGCAGTTCCGCTACTTCGGCGTGCACCTGGCAGGTGAAGGCTTCTTCGAGAAGGTCGAGGCGCTGCGCGCCGATGTGAAGCAGAACCTCGATGTGCTGGAGGTCTATCACCTGTGCCTGGCCCTGGGCTTCGAAGGCAAGTTCAGCCTTGGCCAGAAGGACCAGCTGCGCTACCTGGCCAACACCCTGGGCCAGGACATCGCCCGCTACCGTAAGCCGCCCAAAGCCCTGTCGCCGGACTGGGCCCTGCCCGACCAGGTGTCGCAGATGCTGCGCCACGAAGTGCCGCTGTGGGTGTACCTGGGGTTGATCGCACTGGTCTGTGTCGGCGTGTACCTCACGCTCGACTGGTTGCTGGACAAGGACGTCGCCGCCCTTTCCGAACAAATCCGCCAGCTGTTCAGTGCCTGA
- a CDS encoding Hcp family type VI secretion system effector — protein sequence MAFDAYIQIDGIPGEVLDDKHKDWIEVLGYEYGATQATSATASSSGGASSERVALTDFKIRKAVDKASAKLFEHCCTGKHIAKLKLNVNRAGGDKVTYLTIDMEEVVVSSVRFVAGGNQGGEDKAVSDLPIEEISFNFARIKTTYTQQNRTDGQAGGNIVGGWDRTANKVFA from the coding sequence ATGGCATTTGACGCGTATATCCAAATCGACGGCATCCCAGGCGAAGTACTGGACGACAAGCACAAGGACTGGATCGAAGTGCTGGGCTACGAGTACGGCGCCACCCAGGCCACTTCGGCCACTGCCAGTTCCTCGGGCGGTGCTTCTTCCGAGCGCGTGGCGCTGACCGACTTCAAGATCCGCAAAGCCGTCGACAAGGCTTCGGCCAAACTGTTCGAGCACTGCTGCACCGGCAAGCACATCGCCAAACTGAAGCTGAACGTCAACCGTGCCGGTGGTGACAAGGTCACCTACCTGACCATCGACATGGAAGAAGTGGTGGTGTCCTCGGTACGTTTCGTCGCCGGTGGCAACCAGGGCGGTGAAGACAAGGCGGTCAGCGACCTGCCGATCGAAGAAATCAGCTTCAACTTCGCTCGCATCAAGACCACCTACACCCAGCAGAACCGTACCGACGGCCAGGCTGGCGGCAACATCGTCGGCGGCTGGGACCGCACCGCGAACAAAGTGTTCGCCTAA